The following proteins come from a genomic window of Micromonospora zamorensis:
- a CDS encoding SigB/SigF/SigG family RNA polymerase sigma factor has protein sequence MFGQTSTTTTTPPPTERGLEDLDAAALAYAARIEGLPPERRGEARDDLVRFALPFAGRLARRYRGRGEPLEDLEQVARLGLVNAVDRYDPERGSFTAYAAITIVGEIKRHFRDRTWGVHVPRRLRDLILEVGQATAALTSELSRAPSVAELSARLETPQAEILAALESAAGYSPASLNAPVGGESSAEFGDLVGESDNALESVDDRVTVSGLLHRLPWRERRILAMRFYGNQTQAEIAARFGISQMHVSRLLSRALTWLRQAMLADAPPPWQNGAAEPDPGKTRISVKQNGDRVVVEVGGEIDRDGADQLRRAMLEAVTGQPSEVVVDLVGAGGFDAGGIAALMAGRDAAERTGVPLRLTRVQPAVRRSLTAAGLAPARD, from the coding sequence ATGTTCGGACAGACGAGTACGACCACGACCACACCACCACCCACCGAGCGAGGTCTGGAGGATCTCGACGCGGCGGCACTGGCGTACGCGGCCCGGATCGAAGGGCTGCCACCGGAGCGGCGGGGAGAGGCCCGGGACGACCTGGTTCGCTTCGCGTTGCCCTTCGCCGGGCGACTGGCCCGCCGGTACCGGGGTCGTGGAGAGCCGCTGGAGGACCTGGAGCAGGTGGCCCGGCTGGGGCTGGTCAACGCCGTCGACCGGTATGACCCGGAACGGGGCTCGTTCACCGCGTACGCCGCGATCACCATCGTGGGCGAGATCAAACGACACTTCCGGGACCGGACCTGGGGCGTACACGTGCCCCGCCGGCTGCGCGACCTCATCCTCGAGGTGGGGCAGGCCACCGCCGCGTTGACCAGCGAGCTGTCCCGAGCCCCGTCGGTGGCCGAACTGTCGGCCCGGCTGGAGACCCCGCAGGCGGAGATCCTCGCCGCGCTGGAGTCGGCGGCCGGCTACAGCCCCGCCTCACTCAACGCCCCGGTGGGCGGGGAGAGCTCCGCGGAGTTCGGGGACCTCGTCGGCGAGTCGGACAACGCGCTCGAATCCGTCGACGACCGGGTCACGGTGAGCGGCCTGCTGCACCGGCTTCCCTGGCGTGAGCGGCGCATCCTGGCGATGCGGTTCTACGGCAACCAGACCCAGGCGGAGATCGCCGCCCGGTTCGGCATCTCGCAGATGCACGTGTCCCGGCTGCTGTCGCGGGCGCTCACCTGGCTGCGCCAGGCAATGCTCGCCGACGCGCCGCCCCCGTGGCAGAACGGCGCCGCCGAGCCCGACCCGGGCAAGACCCGGATCTCGGTCAAGCAGAACGGCGACCGGGTGGTCGTCGAGGTCGGCGGCGAGATCGACCGCGACGGCGCGGACCAGCTGCGCCGGGCCATGCTGGAGGCGGTCACCGGCCAGCCCAGCGAGGTGGTCGTCGACCTGGTCGGCGCGGGTGGTTTCGACGCCGGCGGGATCGCCGCGCTGATGGCCGGACGGGACGCGGCGGAGCGGACCGGGGTGCCGCTGCGGCTGACCCGGGTGCAGCCCGCCGTGCGCCGCTCGCTCACCGCCGCCGGCCTGGCGCCGGCCCGGGACTGA
- the ctaD gene encoding cytochrome c oxidase subunit I: MPKRVTTEPGRDRGPAILAPARFGGFPGQVRAPVPGNSLLKFLATTDHKQIGLLYLLTSFAFFVLAGLEAMVMRAELARPGMQFLSPEQYNQLFTSHGAVMLLLFATPAAFGFANYIVPIQIGAPDVSFPRLNALAYWLYLFGGLMVVGGFLTPQGSADFGWTAYTPLSSVENSPGVGANMWVLGLVVSGLGTILGAVNLITTILTLRAPGMTMFRMPIFTWNMLFTSVLVILVFPLLAAALLALSADRLLNAHVYDAATGGPMLWQHLFWFFGHPEVYIIALPFFGIITEVIPVFSRKPIFGYTGLVLATIAITVLSMTVWAHHMFATGQVLLPFFSILSYLIAVPTGVKFFNWIGTMWKGQLTFETPMLFAIGFLVTFLLGGLTGVLLASPPVDWHTHDSYFVVAHFHYVVFGTVVFALFAGYYFWWPKMTGRLLDERLGKLHFWTMFIGFHGTFLVHHWLGNEGMPRRYADYLPSDGFTTLNTISTIFSFILGASTLFFIYNAWKSWRYGAMVTVDDPWGFGNSLEWATSCPPPLRNFDRMPRIRSERPAFDLKYGPLVADLGRDLPQRTTKPPQQFSDELRMEHHAPESPSAEGAHGATEAAEYQPAPRSGARPVDVPDPDGVRRPSFEESDPPEDADDAPKPHERWRHPHSDGNPEER, from the coding sequence ATGCCCAAGCGGGTAACCACGGAACCCGGTCGAGATCGGGGCCCGGCGATCCTGGCTCCGGCCCGCTTCGGGGGCTTCCCCGGACAGGTACGCGCGCCGGTCCCCGGCAACTCGTTACTCAAGTTCCTCGCCACCACCGACCACAAGCAGATCGGCCTGCTGTATCTGCTGACCTCCTTCGCCTTCTTCGTGTTGGCCGGCCTGGAGGCGATGGTGATGCGGGCCGAGTTGGCCCGCCCGGGGATGCAGTTCCTGTCCCCGGAGCAGTACAACCAGCTCTTCACCTCGCACGGCGCGGTGATGCTGCTGCTGTTCGCCACGCCGGCGGCCTTCGGGTTCGCCAACTACATCGTGCCGATCCAGATCGGCGCGCCGGACGTGTCGTTCCCCCGCCTCAACGCGCTGGCCTACTGGTTGTACCTGTTCGGCGGGCTGATGGTGGTCGGCGGCTTCCTCACACCGCAGGGGTCGGCCGACTTCGGCTGGACCGCCTACACCCCACTGAGCAGCGTCGAGAACTCCCCCGGGGTGGGCGCGAACATGTGGGTGCTCGGCCTGGTCGTGTCCGGGCTCGGCACCATCCTCGGCGCGGTCAACCTGATCACCACGATCCTGACCCTGCGCGCCCCCGGCATGACCATGTTCCGGATGCCGATCTTCACCTGGAACATGCTGTTCACCAGCGTGCTGGTGATCCTCGTCTTCCCGCTGCTGGCCGCCGCGCTGCTGGCGCTCTCCGCCGACCGGTTGCTCAACGCTCACGTGTACGACGCGGCGACCGGCGGCCCGATGCTCTGGCAGCACCTGTTCTGGTTCTTCGGCCATCCCGAGGTCTACATCATCGCCTTGCCGTTCTTCGGCATCATCACCGAGGTCATCCCGGTCTTCTCCCGTAAGCCGATCTTCGGCTACACCGGGCTGGTGCTCGCCACCATCGCGATCACCGTGCTGTCCATGACCGTGTGGGCGCACCACATGTTCGCCACCGGGCAGGTGCTGCTGCCGTTCTTCAGCATCCTCAGTTACCTGATCGCGGTGCCCACCGGCGTGAAGTTCTTCAACTGGATCGGCACCATGTGGAAGGGCCAGCTCACCTTCGAGACACCGATGCTGTTCGCCATCGGCTTCCTGGTCACGTTCCTGCTGGGTGGCCTCACCGGCGTGCTGCTGGCCAGCCCGCCGGTCGACTGGCACACCCACGACAGCTACTTCGTGGTGGCGCACTTCCACTACGTGGTGTTCGGCACCGTGGTCTTCGCGCTCTTCGCCGGCTACTACTTCTGGTGGCCCAAGATGACCGGGCGGCTGCTCGACGAGCGGCTCGGCAAGTTGCACTTCTGGACCATGTTCATCGGCTTCCACGGCACCTTCCTCGTGCACCACTGGCTGGGCAACGAGGGCATGCCCCGGAGGTACGCCGACTACCTGCCCAGCGACGGCTTCACCACCCTGAACACCATCTCCACGATCTTCTCGTTCATCCTCGGCGCGTCCACCCTGTTCTTCATCTACAACGCGTGGAAGTCCTGGCGGTACGGGGCGATGGTGACCGTGGACGACCCGTGGGGCTTCGGCAACTCTCTGGAGTGGGCCACCAGCTGCCCGCCGCCGCTGCGCAACTTCGACCGGATGCCCCGGATCCGGTCGGAACGGCCGGCGTTCGACCTGAAGTACGGCCCGCTCGTCGCCGACCTGGGCCGGGATCTGCCGCAACGCACCACCAAGCCGCCGCAGCAGTTCAGCGACGAGCTGCGGATGGAACACCACGCCCCGGAGTCGCCGTCGGCCGAGGGCGCGCACGGCGCCACCGAGGCGGCCGAGTACCAGCCGGCGCCGCGGTCCGGGGCACGGCCGGTGGACGTGCCGGACCCGGACGGCGTCCGCCGGCCCAGCTTCGAGGAGAGCGACCCGCCCGAGGACGCCGACGACGCGCCGAAGCCGCACGAACGCTGGCGCCACCCGCACAGCGACGGCAACCCCGAGGAGCGCTGA
- a CDS encoding STAS domain-containing protein, translated as MSSRITCEVRTTAPVAVVRLTGALDLGTMRSVHHALRDALVDQPDALVVDMAEVDVKDRLALSVFAATARRAEEWPGVPVVLCAPSPVAARWLSESTTCRVVPVSPDCAEATRVAGTTSPLRMRARLEPVAGACRRARELVTEACARWNLPDASGPAALVLSELVGNVVRHAGTPMQVTVTLRRPYLHLAVVDGSSAQAREGGTNLHAEGGRGLLLVRELTQRWGSVPAGQGKAVWAMLPAT; from the coding sequence ATGTCGAGCCGGATCACCTGCGAGGTGCGCACCACGGCACCGGTGGCGGTCGTCCGACTCACCGGCGCCCTGGACCTGGGCACCATGCGGTCGGTGCACCACGCGCTCCGCGACGCGCTGGTCGACCAGCCGGACGCGCTGGTGGTCGACATGGCCGAGGTCGACGTCAAGGACCGGCTGGCCCTGTCCGTCTTCGCCGCGACGGCCCGTCGGGCCGAGGAGTGGCCGGGCGTGCCGGTGGTGCTCTGCGCCCCGTCGCCGGTCGCCGCCCGTTGGCTGTCCGAGTCGACGACGTGCCGGGTGGTCCCGGTGTCCCCCGACTGCGCGGAGGCGACCCGGGTGGCGGGCACGACGTCCCCGTTGCGGATGCGGGCCCGACTGGAGCCCGTTGCCGGCGCCTGCCGGCGAGCCCGGGAGCTGGTCACCGAGGCGTGCGCGCGCTGGAACCTGCCGGACGCGTCCGGCCCGGCGGCCCTGGTGCTCAGCGAACTGGTCGGCAACGTGGTCCGGCACGCCGGCACGCCGATGCAGGTGACGGTGACCCTGCGCCGGCCGTATCTGCACCTGGCCGTGGTGGACGGCAGCAGCGCCCAGGCCCGGGAGGGCGGGACGAACCTGCACGCCGAGGGCGGGCGGGGGTTGCTGCTGGTCCGGGAGCTCACCCAGCGCTGGGGCAGCGTGCCGGCCGGTCAGGGCAAGGCCGTCTGGGCGATGCTGCCCGCGACCTGA
- a CDS encoding DUF4383 domain-containing protein, which translates to MVGPMAHSRARPNPADGKPLVRRAAATVGVLFLLIGVLGFVPGITSGTNDLRFAGHGSGAFLFGVFQVSVLHNLVHLAFGVAGLVLARTVTGARAFLVGGGAVYLVLWLYGLAVDHDTGANVLPVNDADGWLHLGLGIGMIALGLLTGRPRR; encoded by the coding sequence ATGGTCGGACCGATGGCCCACTCCCGGGCCCGACCCAACCCGGCCGACGGCAAGCCGCTGGTCCGGCGGGCGGCGGCGACGGTCGGGGTGCTGTTCCTGCTGATCGGTGTGCTCGGCTTCGTGCCGGGGATCACCAGCGGCACCAACGACCTGCGCTTCGCCGGCCACGGCTCGGGCGCCTTCCTGTTCGGCGTCTTCCAGGTGTCGGTGCTGCACAACCTGGTGCACCTGGCGTTCGGGGTGGCGGGGCTGGTGCTGGCGCGGACGGTCACCGGTGCGCGGGCGTTCCTGGTTGGCGGCGGCGCCGTCTACCTGGTGCTCTGGCTGTACGGGCTGGCGGTGGACCACGACACCGGGGCGAACGTGCTGCCGGTGAACGACGCCGACGGCTGGCTGCACCTGGGCCTGGGCATCGGCATGATCGCGTTGGGCCTGCTGACCGGGCGACCCCGTCGGTGA
- a CDS encoding glycosyltransferase, whose amino-acid sequence MSLTVLMNAGPWLSVPPPGYGGIENVIATLVPELRRLGVRVVLASVGSSTLPVDEQMSVFDDGQFAALQRPYNQVCGIAQAHLAGVVRELHSRDDIDLVHDHVEAVGLATLAAMGPAGPPTLHTLHWDLAKHPALYGGLDGGDRVRVNGVSASQLARAPLALREHSVGHVHLSTPLAVDADRRPRPEKGEHLLILGRINPGKGQDVGARLAHRVGFPLVLAGPVGPYHRPADLAAAGDEARQNPDVRFFLDEVAPHVDGDLVRWIGTVAGQERDDLLASARASLFPLRWEEPGGTAVVESLALGTPVVATARGCLPELIEHGRTGLLTTDEEELGDLVVAADLLDPDECRRVAAQRFTPAVMAQRYVELYERVRKLSSAPRLLPA is encoded by the coding sequence ATGAGCCTCACCGTGTTGATGAACGCCGGTCCGTGGCTGTCCGTGCCGCCGCCCGGTTACGGCGGCATCGAGAACGTGATCGCCACGCTGGTGCCGGAGCTGCGGCGACTCGGCGTCCGGGTGGTGCTCGCCTCGGTGGGCAGCAGCACCCTGCCGGTGGACGAACAGATGTCGGTCTTCGACGACGGGCAGTTCGCGGCGTTGCAACGGCCGTACAACCAGGTCTGCGGGATCGCCCAGGCGCACCTGGCCGGTGTGGTCCGGGAGCTGCACTCCCGCGACGACATCGACCTGGTGCACGACCACGTGGAGGCGGTCGGCCTGGCCACTCTCGCCGCGATGGGTCCCGCCGGCCCGCCGACCCTGCACACCCTGCACTGGGACCTGGCCAAGCACCCCGCGCTCTACGGCGGGCTGGACGGCGGTGACCGGGTCCGGGTCAACGGCGTCTCCGCGTCGCAGCTGGCCCGCGCCCCGCTCGCGTTGCGGGAACACTCGGTGGGGCACGTGCACCTGTCCACCCCGCTCGCCGTGGACGCCGACCGGCGGCCCCGACCGGAGAAGGGCGAACACCTGCTCATCCTCGGTCGGATCAACCCGGGCAAGGGGCAGGACGTGGGTGCCCGGCTGGCACACCGGGTCGGGTTCCCACTGGTCCTGGCGGGGCCGGTCGGCCCGTACCATCGGCCCGCCGATCTGGCTGCCGCGGGCGACGAGGCCCGGCAGAACCCGGACGTGCGGTTCTTCCTCGACGAGGTGGCGCCGCACGTCGACGGTGACCTGGTCCGCTGGATCGGCACCGTGGCCGGTCAGGAGCGGGACGACCTGCTCGCCAGCGCCCGCGCGTCGCTGTTCCCGTTGCGCTGGGAGGAGCCCGGTGGCACGGCGGTGGTCGAGTCACTCGCCCTGGGCACGCCGGTGGTGGCGACCGCCCGGGGCTGCCTGCCGGAGCTGATCGAGCACGGCCGCACCGGGCTGCTCACCACCGACGAGGAGGAGCTGGGCGACCTCGTGGTCGCCGCCGACCTCCTCGATCCCGACGAGTGCCGGCGGGTGGCCGCGCAGCGTTTCACTCCGGCGGTGATGGCCCAGCGCTACGTCGAGCTGTACGAGCGGGTCCGCAAGCTGTCCAGCGCGCCGAGGCTGCTGCCGGCCTGA
- a CDS encoding glucosyl-3-phosphoglycerate synthase produces the protein MEAWATYRTTSAADWPARRLLRAKGGSRVSVVLPARNEEATVGAIVSTIREHLMDRVALVDELIVVDSRSTDRTAQVARAAGAEVVSQDEMTRGLPQLTGKGDALWAGLAAAEGDVVAFIDADLREFRPHFVSGLLGPLLTDPSVDFVKGFYHRPLVGSASVEPDGGGRVTELMARPLLNLFWPELAGFVQPLAGEYAGRRDVLARVPFVSGYGVETAMLIDLLELVGLDALAQVDLGERKHRHQDTAALGRMSAQIMLTAWSRLQRRGWAVPGATPEALLTQFRRGGSDTLPHLDREIVVSDVSIEERPPLAELRHRVPRRRVAAA, from the coding sequence GTGGAGGCGTGGGCCACGTACCGGACCACCTCGGCGGCGGACTGGCCGGCACGCCGGCTGCTACGCGCCAAGGGAGGGAGCCGGGTCAGCGTGGTGCTGCCGGCGCGCAACGAGGAGGCCACCGTCGGCGCGATCGTGTCGACCATCCGCGAGCACCTGATGGACCGGGTCGCCCTGGTCGACGAGCTGATCGTGGTGGACTCGCGGTCGACCGACCGCACCGCGCAGGTGGCCCGTGCCGCCGGCGCGGAGGTGGTCAGTCAGGACGAGATGACCCGAGGGCTGCCGCAGCTCACCGGTAAGGGCGATGCGCTCTGGGCCGGGCTCGCCGCCGCCGAAGGGGACGTGGTGGCATTCATTGACGCCGACCTGCGGGAGTTCCGCCCGCACTTTGTGAGCGGGCTGCTCGGCCCACTGCTCACCGACCCGTCGGTGGACTTCGTGAAGGGCTTCTACCACCGCCCGCTGGTGGGCAGCGCCAGCGTGGAGCCGGACGGCGGGGGCCGGGTGACCGAGCTGATGGCCCGCCCGCTGCTCAACCTCTTCTGGCCCGAGCTGGCCGGCTTCGTGCAGCCGCTGGCCGGCGAGTACGCCGGCCGCCGTGACGTGCTGGCCCGGGTGCCGTTCGTCTCCGGTTACGGCGTGGAGACGGCCATGCTGATCGACCTGCTCGAGCTGGTCGGGCTGGACGCGTTGGCCCAGGTCGACCTGGGCGAGCGCAAGCACCGCCACCAGGACACGGCGGCCCTCGGCCGAATGTCCGCCCAGATCATGCTGACCGCCTGGTCCCGGTTGCAGCGGCGCGGCTGGGCGGTCCCCGGCGCGACGCCGGAGGCGTTGCTGACCCAGTTCCGTCGCGGTGGGTCGGACACGCTGCCGCACCTGGACCGGGAGATCGTGGTCAGCGACGTGTCCATCGAGGAACGCCCGCCGCTGGCCGAACTGCGCCACCGCGTGCCCCGTCGCCGGGTGGCCGCCGCGTGA
- a CDS encoding Gfo/Idh/MocA family protein has product MRKCRVGLVGAGGVAQRHARVLSGFDDVELIGVTDVAPEAASALTAQHGGQVFRDVTELLAAAPDAVYVCVPPFAHGPAEEAVIEAGVPMFVEKPVAVDLGTAERIADLVARTGLRTAVGHHWRYLSVLDQARDLLADRPVRMVSGAWLDKVPPVAWWSRRDRSGGPVVEQAAHVLDLIRVLAGEVTEVTAYGNGTPPPVDGADIDSVTTAALRFADGAVGTLSAACVLGWKHRAGLEILADGLALSLTEDGLTIRDADGERHVPADPEAARIAVDRAFVDAVRGIGDDVRVPYAEALATQRLALAVADSARTGTTVRLATPTAPAAISTGVTVDA; this is encoded by the coding sequence ATGCGGAAATGCCGGGTTGGTCTCGTGGGCGCTGGCGGGGTGGCACAGCGCCACGCCCGGGTGCTGTCCGGGTTCGACGACGTCGAGCTCATCGGGGTGACCGACGTGGCACCGGAGGCGGCGTCAGCGCTGACGGCGCAGCACGGCGGCCAGGTCTTCCGCGACGTCACCGAGTTGCTGGCCGCGGCCCCGGACGCGGTGTACGTCTGCGTCCCGCCCTTCGCGCACGGTCCCGCCGAGGAGGCGGTGATCGAGGCCGGAGTGCCGATGTTCGTCGAGAAGCCCGTCGCGGTCGACCTGGGCACCGCCGAGCGGATCGCCGACCTGGTCGCACGCACTGGGCTGCGCACCGCCGTCGGCCACCACTGGCGCTACCTGAGCGTGCTCGACCAGGCCCGAGACCTGCTCGCCGACCGCCCGGTGCGGATGGTCAGCGGCGCCTGGCTCGACAAGGTCCCCCCGGTGGCATGGTGGTCGCGCCGGGACCGCTCCGGCGGGCCGGTGGTCGAGCAGGCCGCCCACGTGCTGGACCTGATCCGTGTGCTGGCCGGCGAGGTGACCGAGGTCACCGCGTACGGCAACGGCACCCCGCCGCCGGTCGACGGCGCCGACATCGACTCGGTCACCACCGCCGCGCTGCGCTTCGCCGACGGGGCGGTCGGCACCCTCAGCGCGGCCTGCGTGCTGGGCTGGAAGCACCGCGCCGGCCTGGAGATCCTCGCCGACGGGCTGGCCCTCTCGCTCACCGAGGACGGCCTGACGATCCGCGACGCCGACGGTGAACGACACGTCCCCGCCGACCCGGAGGCCGCCCGGATCGCGGTGGACCGCGCCTTCGTCGACGCCGTCCGCGGCATCGGCGACGACGTCCGTGTGCCGTACGCCGAGGCGCTGGCCACCCAACGGCTGGCCCTCGCGGTGGCCGACTCGGCCCGCACCGGCACCACCGTGCGGCTCGCCACCCCGACCGCCCCGGCGGCAATCAGCACGGGGGTGACCGTCGATGCGTGA
- a CDS encoding zinc-binding dehydrogenase, producing MRDKVVVVTGPGRVELVEQDAAPLRPGTFRVETLYSGVSAGTELSYVKGTNPYLNVTWNADLGLFQPGEASTPYPVNRLGYMQVGRVVESDTPAVAVGTVGAMTYGHRTGWLADPVAERFVPLPDDLDPLLGVYVAHMGPICANGLLHAAADLHGTDVRSLGDGVRGRRVAVVGAGVVALLTALFARRNGAASVVVLDPTPHRRQVAEALGLETLDPDADDPAVVLKTRWAHTAGDRGADVVFQCRGQAWALQLALRLLRPQGTVIDLAFYQEGADAVRLGEEFHHNGLSLRCAQIGRVPRGLAPTWDRERLSAETIDLLRTYGDVIRKHLVSAVVPFDEAPTLLTDLADRRRQELQVVLSA from the coding sequence ATGCGTGACAAGGTCGTGGTGGTCACCGGCCCCGGCCGGGTCGAGCTGGTCGAGCAGGACGCCGCGCCGCTGCGTCCTGGCACGTTCCGGGTGGAGACGCTCTACAGCGGCGTCTCCGCCGGCACCGAGCTGAGCTACGTCAAGGGCACGAACCCCTACCTGAACGTCACCTGGAACGCCGACCTGGGGCTGTTCCAACCCGGCGAGGCGAGCACCCCGTACCCGGTGAACCGGCTCGGCTACATGCAGGTCGGCCGGGTGGTGGAGAGCGACACCCCGGCCGTCGCCGTGGGCACTGTCGGCGCGATGACGTACGGGCACCGCACCGGCTGGCTCGCCGACCCGGTCGCCGAGCGGTTCGTGCCGTTGCCGGACGACCTGGATCCGCTGCTCGGCGTCTACGTCGCGCACATGGGTCCGATCTGCGCCAACGGTCTGCTGCACGCCGCGGCCGACCTGCACGGCACCGACGTCCGCTCCCTCGGCGACGGGGTACGCGGCCGGCGCGTCGCCGTGGTCGGCGCCGGGGTGGTGGCGCTGCTGACGGCGCTGTTCGCCCGGCGCAACGGCGCCGCCTCGGTGGTGGTGCTCGACCCCACCCCGCACCGTCGCCAGGTCGCCGAGGCGCTCGGTCTGGAAACCCTCGACCCGGACGCGGACGACCCGGCGGTCGTACTCAAGACCCGGTGGGCCCACACCGCCGGTGACCGGGGCGCCGACGTGGTGTTCCAGTGCCGGGGGCAGGCGTGGGCGTTGCAGCTCGCCCTGCGGCTGCTGCGCCCCCAGGGCACGGTCATCGACCTCGCCTTCTACCAGGAGGGCGCGGACGCGGTGCGGCTCGGTGAGGAGTTCCACCACAACGGGCTCTCGCTGCGCTGCGCGCAGATCGGCCGGGTGCCGCGCGGGCTCGCACCCACCTGGGACCGCGAGCGGCTCTCCGCCGAGACCATCGACCTGCTCCGGACGTACGGGGACGTGATCCGCAAGCACCTCGTCTCGGCGGTGGTGCCGTTCGACGAGGCGCCCACCCTGCTCACCGATCTGGCCGACCGTCGTCGCCAGGAGCTTCAGGTGGTGCTGTCCGCCTGA
- a CDS encoding ABC transporter ATP-binding protein yields MSTSTHRPTGGTSTDRSAGGGAAGRPVGLGALLPYLREHRGTLVVVGVLSLVGAAASLAQPLLTRTVLDRIGADHPVADLVAVLVALVVLGAAIGGLRDYLLQRTAEGLVLGTRRRLAGHLLRLPIAEYDRRRTGDLLSRVGSDTTLLRAVVTSGLFETVTGAVTVVGAGIAMVLLDPLLFGVTLLGVALGLGFAATFARRVRALARAAQERIGEMTSAVERAISAARTIRASRAEAREAETVTGSAREAYDAGLRVARVQSLVGPIGSITVQGAFLLVLGIGGARVAAGAISVGDLVAFVMYLFLLALPLAQVLRAYTQLQSGLGALQRIEEILAVPAEGAADRAAPAAATSTPRRPAPMLEFDRVGFGYPGGEPVLHEVSFAVPAGTRTALVGPSGAGKSTLLALVERFYEVSAGTVRLDGHDVRDLPRDALRARLGYVEQEAPVLAGTLRENLLITTPDATDDRLRQVLDEVNLAHLVERTPEGLNVQVGEGGVLLSGGERQRLAIARALLAGPPVLLLDEPTSNLDSRNEAALRRAIDAVAVRRTLLIVAHRLATVVDADQIVVLDGGRVVAVGTHAELTATDPLYRELATHQLLVG; encoded by the coding sequence ATGAGCACCTCGACGCACCGGCCGACCGGCGGAACCTCGACGGACCGGTCGGCCGGTGGTGGCGCCGCGGGTCGACCGGTCGGTCTGGGGGCGCTGCTGCCGTACCTGCGGGAGCACCGCGGCACCCTGGTCGTGGTGGGCGTGCTGTCGCTGGTCGGCGCGGCCGCGTCGCTGGCGCAGCCGCTGCTCACCCGCACGGTGCTCGACCGCATCGGTGCCGACCATCCCGTCGCCGACCTGGTGGCGGTGCTGGTGGCGCTCGTGGTGCTGGGCGCGGCCATCGGCGGGCTGCGCGACTACCTGCTGCAACGCACCGCCGAAGGTCTGGTGCTGGGCACCCGGCGACGGCTCGCCGGTCACCTGCTGCGGCTGCCCATCGCCGAGTACGACCGCCGGCGCACCGGCGACCTGCTGTCCCGGGTCGGCTCGGACACCACCCTGTTGCGAGCGGTCGTCACCTCCGGGCTCTTCGAGACGGTCACCGGGGCGGTGACGGTGGTCGGCGCCGGCATCGCCATGGTGCTGCTCGATCCGCTGCTGTTCGGCGTCACCCTGCTCGGTGTGGCACTGGGGCTGGGCTTCGCCGCCACCTTCGCCCGCCGGGTCCGGGCACTGGCCCGAGCCGCCCAGGAGCGGATCGGTGAGATGACCTCGGCGGTGGAGCGGGCCATCTCGGCGGCCCGGACCATCCGGGCCAGTCGCGCCGAGGCCCGGGAGGCGGAGACCGTCACCGGCAGCGCGCGGGAGGCGTACGACGCCGGCCTGCGGGTGGCGCGGGTGCAGTCACTGGTCGGCCCGATCGGCTCGATCACCGTGCAGGGCGCGTTCCTGCTGGTGCTCGGCATCGGCGGTGCACGGGTCGCTGCCGGGGCGATCTCCGTCGGTGACCTGGTCGCCTTCGTCATGTACCTGTTCCTCCTGGCGCTGCCGCTGGCCCAGGTGCTGCGGGCGTACACCCAGTTGCAGTCCGGTCTGGGTGCCCTCCAGCGGATCGAGGAGATCCTGGCCGTGCCCGCCGAGGGCGCGGCCGACCGGGCCGCTCCCGCCGCCGCCACGAGCACCCCGCGCCGGCCCGCACCGATGCTCGAGTTCGATCGGGTGGGGTTCGGCTACCCGGGCGGAGAGCCGGTGCTGCACGAGGTCAGCTTCGCGGTGCCCGCCGGTACGCGTACCGCGCTTGTCGGCCCCTCCGGCGCCGGCAAGTCCACACTGCTGGCCCTGGTCGAGCGCTTCTACGAGGTCAGTGCCGGCACGGTCCGACTGGACGGCCACGACGTACGGGACCTGCCCCGCGACGCGCTGCGGGCCCGGCTCGGCTACGTCGAGCAGGAGGCACCCGTGCTGGCCGGCACGCTGCGGGAGAACCTGCTGATCACCACCCCGGACGCCACCGACGACCGGTTGCGCCAGGTGCTCGACGAGGTCAACCTCGCGCACCTGGTCGAGCGCACCCCCGAAGGTCTGAACGTCCAGGTGGGGGAGGGTGGGGTGCTGCTCTCCGGGGGTGAGCGGCAGCGACTGGCGATCGCCCGCGCGCTGCTCGCCGGCCCGCCGGTGCTGCTGCTGGACGAACCGACCAGCAACCTCGACTCGCGCAACGAGGCCGCACTGCGCCGCGCCATCGACGCGGTGGCCGTCCGCCGGACGCTGTTGATCGTGGCGCACCGGCTCGCCACCGTCGTCGACGCCGACCAGATCGTCGTCCTCGACGGCGGCCGTGTGGTGGCCGTCGGCACCCACGCCGAACTGACCGCCACCGACCCGCTCTACCGGGAGCTCGCCACCCACCAACTGCTGGTCGGCTGA